In Prunus dulcis chromosome 1, ALMONDv2, whole genome shotgun sequence, the following are encoded in one genomic region:
- the LOC117614222 gene encoding auxin efflux carrier component 2-like yields MITGKDIYDVFAAIVPLYVAMILAYGSVRWWKIFTPDQCSGINRFVAVFAVPLLSFHFISSNDPYAMNYQFILADSLQKVVILTALFLWQAFSKRGNLEWMITLFSLSTLPNTLVMGIPLLKAMYGDFSGTLMVQIVVLQSVIWYTLMLFMFEYRGAKLLISEQFPETAASITSFRVDSDVVSLNGREPLQTDAEIGDDGKLHVVVKRSNASSMVSSFNKSHGLNSLTSMTPRASNLTGVEIYSVQSSREPTPRASSFNQTDFYAMFNASKAPSPKHGYTNSFQGGFGDVYSVQSSKGVTPRTSNFDEEALKMSTSNKKRGARSMSGEIFNGGMVSSYPPPNPMFSGSTSGGPKKKDSGGGGGGGGGGSGGAAPNKELHMFVWSSSASPVSEGNLRHAVNRAASTDFGVIDPSKAAALHQHETAASKGMHEVIENMSPGRKMSGDRELETEEGSKFPPSASPYSSCQKKVDMEGGVAKKHQMPPASVMTRLILIMVWRKLIRNPNTYSSLLGVAWSLISYKWHIKMPTIVSGSISILSDAGLGMAMFSLGLFMALQPKIIACGKSVATFAMAVRFLTGPAVIAATSIAVGLRGVLLHVAIVQAALPQGIVPFVFAKEYNVHADILSTAVIFGMLVALPITILYYFLLGL; encoded by the exons ATGATCACTGGCAAGGACATATACGATGTTTTTGCAGCCATAGTCCCTTTATACGTGGCTATGATCTTAGCCTACGGTTCCGTCCGGTGGTGGAAAATCTTCACCCCGGACCAATGCTCCGGCATAAATCGCTTCGTGGCTGTTTTCGCCGTCCCATTGCTCTCCTTCCACTTCATCTCCTCCAACGACCCTTACGCCATGAACTACCAGTTTATCCTCGCCGACTCCCTCCAAAAAGTCGTCATCCTCACCGCCCTCTTCCTCTGGCAAGCCTTCTCCAAACGCGGCAACCTCGAGTGGATGATCACGctcttctccctctccacCCTCCCCAACACCCTCGTCATGGGCATCCCGCTGCTCAAAGCCATGTACGGCGACTTCTCCGGCACCTTGATGGTTCAGATTGTTGTTTTGCAGAGCGTGATCTGGTACACTCTCATGCTCTTCATGTTCGAGTACCGCGGCGCCAAGCTCTTGATCTCCGAGCAGTTCCCGGAGACTGCAGCTTCGATCACGTCGTTCAGAGTTGACTCCGACGTTGTTTCACTCAACGGCCGAGAGCCGCTGCAAACAGACGCGGAGATCGGCGACGACGGGAAGCTTCACGTGGTGGTGAAGAGGTCCAATGCTTCGTCTATGGTGTCGTCCTTCAACAAGTCACACGGGTTGAACTCGCTGACTTCGATGACCCCGCGGGCTTCGAATCTCACGGGAGTGGAGATTTACTCGGTGCAGTCCTCCCGTGAACCGACGCCGCGGGCGTCCAGCTTCAACCAAACGGATTTTTACGCCATGTTTAATGCCAGCAAGGCGCCGAGCCCCAAGCACGGCTACACAAACAGTTTCCAAGGTGGATTCGGGGACGTTTATTCAGTGCAGTCTTCGAAAGGGGTGACGCCGAGGACTTCAAATTTTGATGAGGAGGCGCTGAAGATGAGTACTAGTAATAAGAAGAGGGGGGCGAGGAGTATGAGCGGTGAGATCTTCAATGGTGGTATGGTCTCTTCGTACCCTCCTCCAAACCCGATGTTTTCCGGGTCTACCAGTGGTGGGCCGAAGAAGAAAGACAGTGGAGGTGGCGGTGgaggcggtggtggtggtagtggtggtgcaGCGCCTAATAAAGAGCTTCACATGTTTGTTTGGAGTTCGAGTGCATCGCCAGTTTCTGAAGGGAATCTTAGACATGCAGTAAATCGAGCTGCTTCCACTGACTTTGGGGTAATTGATCCTTCCAAGGCTGCAGCTCTTCATCAACATGAAACTGCTGCTTCAAAAG GTATGCATGAGGTAATTGAGAATATGAGTCCTGGGAGGAAAATGAGTGGAGATAGGGAGCTTGAGACAGAAGAAGGATCCAAGTTTCCACCAAGTGCTTCGCCGTACAGTAGTTGCCAGAAGAAGGTGGACATGGAAGGAGGTGTAGCCAAGAAGCACCAAATGCCTCCTGCCAGTGTCATGACTAGACTTATACTCATCATGGTCTGGAGAAAGCTCATTAGAAACCCCAACACCTACTCCAGCCTTCTTGGCGTGGCCTGGTCTCTCATATCATACAA GTGGCACATCAAAATGCCAACAATTGTAAGTGGATCCATATCAATCTTATCTGATGCTGGTTTGGGAATGGCTATGTTCAGTCTCG gATTGTTCATGGCTTTACAACCAAAGATCATAGCTTGTGGAAAATCTGTTGCAACATTTGCAATGGCTGTTAGGTTTTTAACAGGCCCAGCAGTTATTGCTGCAACCTCTATTGCTGTTGGTCTTCGGGGAGTTCTTTTACATGTTGCAATAGTTCAG gctGCTCTTCCTCAAGGCATTGTTCCCTTTGTATTTGCCAAGGAATACAATGTCCACGCAGACATACTTAGCACTGC GGTCATTTTTGGAATGCTGGTTGCCTTGCCCATAACAATTctctattattttcttcttgggCTCTAG